A window from Trichomycterus rosablanca isolate fTriRos1 chromosome 21, fTriRos1.hap1, whole genome shotgun sequence encodes these proteins:
- the clip1a gene encoding CAP-Gly domain-containing linker protein 1 isoform X1 codes for MSTAKPSGLKAPSKISRPAGPGAGATKTSPSAASKAAPGDKADDQDAGEDFKVGDRVWVNGNKPGHIQFLGETQFAPGQWAGIVLDEPIGKNDGSVAGVRYFQSDPLRGIFTRPSKLSRSEGEANGTTTAPPSPTPSAAAPPTTPAPASAPPAGAATATKKVAPSTKPASNLTRDNSESVSNLSEAGSLKKGERELKMGDRVLVGGTKAGVVRFIGETDFAKGEWCGVELDEPLGKNDGAVAGTRYFQCQPKYGLFAPVHKVTRIGFPSTTPAKAKTAARKVTTTPGLNRSPSSSSVSSMSSVASSVSGKPSRTGLLTETSSRYSRKISGTTALQEALKEKQQHIEQLLAERDLERAEVAKATSQVGEVEQELTVLREGQEQYVSEMESKMDQLRGLVEAADKDKVELLNQLEEERRRVEDLQFRVEEACITKGDLETQTRLEHALLKELEQSLLFEKTKADKLQRELEDSRVATVSEKSRILELQRDLTLRDKEVTALRQHLEAAPGQEASGDPTAPVLQAELILLRTQLSAQASSHGRELAALRAKLEEEGKATRENLAKLEASSALLAKDNEQLRAQLTEAEKEKVDAIELWRSKLESAVTSHQQAMEELKASSGAPKGAGESQPPELYEMRENLERLKMQHKLQLDESQVKHSADITRLTKEAEGLRKQLLALTEEKERLVESLRSNLESTETQHLVELEEALGKLHTAELRVKELEEENAKLGEQVEGKAQEIQDQNEALQSLHSQQSQGNQEVQSLVARVEEAEGKARSQEGKVKELTTALEGKQKDLEGLQENLTSLKQTNSSLEKELSDLKQTVKASSDAQTETSQAVQKLQETLNKKEEQCSTLSSESEKLKIQLSGMEAKLKAGDEKLEQLTKDKAKLEGDISELITTSGDSSAQLGKMNDDLNQKERRIEELQKQLSEQKEVVARSEETRSQEQTRAKQELKDVSEKHQQEVSNLQEKIKLLEKNIEEAQTKVSEAQTSGEKALTGAVQKHTEELQELRGQVETAQKQLTASEEKCQKLQQEVEQLLTFKEKAQSLTAELACSVQGSEKLASELGDLRSLSERLSKERDALHTEKETLDQQVSESQRKLSSLEDVQKELVSKNYEVNAANEQMSKEIQELRSASQELRTEKASLTQDREQLSKEVEKITQVMEEIKAENVILKENQVEHLGQIETLEQGKAEQQDDVLKHQEQVQKLETRSAELTQQHLKACEDRDKLHEELRSCQEDLQSSKSQCAKNEELQSKLQSEKDVLSVENAKLQAETEQLRSENEKAWSDLKAAISDKESLGAEKAELQKQLHATKAALEQAGKDNAELQASKDSFARMLEEIKTSREVTDSERVLLMEEKEGLLETQRKMCSEKQELSKQIEELVEKLRLGADEVKATKEKLQLDSAEFAREKQTINDKVSETEKILQTLQDENTSLKAAIEEQNNQRNDLEHQMSCLKENNEKEISQNASVLEEQKRLADDLLQKRTDLESEVEKMKQKLEQIDSERKNFMQESVDLKELLQQKSSDAESLEKAKVSLVEENQKLQLSLDQMKQEHVQHSETFTKDKTSLKSTVDELKKTNDELLQQVKHLTDQSRSLAEAKATLEANQQALESDRNDLSGVKETLSNKVEDLMKRVTDSESESARLLEVQSKLDAEIVSVRNEKEKAQTDQQSLVTKVEQLWISVNELSSEGTDISDEPGLDLSQRSASSCRKVEELTKVLGKIADERTFLSKEVELLKTQQKQSDGDRSDLDAAKALLASKIEDLERNSTQLLKEKTDLIASRASLDQEVLSLRSNLENSDKKCSDYLCKVEELTKSQAELGTRLQNLQDDKTTLEERQRDVEAQVNVLTKAKDETVSSLASVQAERDALRAEKEKAGLMVTQLEAQNESALAKQLEAAESAGHTAQALEKLTQEKLVLHKEKSEAGTLIQELKNAKEQMQTQMDKLSEQNSQYQQELKKSKEQLTSETDTIHGLQKEIEELKRAASENILSTEAVKKENVKLVKNLTSSQKQSDGQQKLKEQLAKLSSQLKDVEKSKHALKNELDKEKSALQQSVQKSSALISEKNTELETLRKEVTALRGESATLKKLQNDKAQLQERVSTLEKSLSGGTKSGPADAPSGALEQMREAKETAKCQVEFLNSVIVDLQRKIEELKSKLEKMAEAALNGNTASEMDNHESLSESKAKKKAPPRLFCDICDCFDLHDTEDCPTQEQLPDSPPHTTYHGSSADERPYCDTCEVFGHWTESCNDDQTF; via the exons ATGAGCACGGCCAAACCCAGCGGCCTTAAAGCGCCCAGCAAGATCAGCAGGCCGGCCGGGCCCGGGGCCGGGGCCACCAAGACGTCGCCCTCGG CTGCCTCTAAAGCAGCTCCAGGCGACAAGGCCGACGACCAGGACGCGGGCGAGGACTTCAAAGTCGGGGACCGAGTGTGGGTGAACGGCAACAAGCCCGGCCACATCCAGTTCCTCGGAGAGACCCAGTTCGCCCCCGGCCAGTGGGCGGGCATCGTGTTGGACGAGCCCATCGGGAAGAACGACGGCTCGGTCGCGGGCGTGCGCTACTTCCAATCCGATCCGCTGAGGGGGATTTTCACGCGGCCTTCCAAGCTTTCACGTAGCGAAGGCGAAGCCAATGGAACGACGACGGCGCCTCCGTCGCCCACGCCGTCCGCCGCGGCACCGCCGACCACGCCAGCCCCGGCGTCCGCCCCGCCAGCCGGCGCCGCCACCGCCACCAAGAAGGTCGCTCCAAGCACCAAACCCGCCTCCAACCTGACTCGCGACAATTCCGAGTCGGTGTCCAACCTGTCGGAGGCGGGTTCGCTGAAGAAAGGGGAGCGGGAGCTGAAGATGGGCGACCGCGTCCTG GTGGGCGGCACCAAAGCTGGCGTGGTGCGCTTCATCGGGGAGACGGATTTCGCCAAGGGCGAGTGGTGCGGAGTCGAGCTGGACGAACCGTTGGGCAAGAACGACGGCGCGGTCGCTGGGACCAG GTACTTCCAGTGTCAGCCCAAGTACGGCCTCTTCGCCCCGGTGCACAAGGTGACGCGGATCGGCTTCCCCTCCACCACCCCAGCCAAGGCCAAGACCGCAGCGCGGAAGGTGACCACGACCCCGGGACTGAACCGCAGCCCGAGCTCCTCGTCCGTCAGCTCCATGAGTTCTGTGGCCTCGTCGGTGAGCGGGAAGCCCAGCCGAACCGGCCTG CTGACGGAGACGTCGTCCCGCTACTCGCGTAAGATCTCCGGGACGACGGCGCTGCAGGAGGCCCTGAAGGAGAAGCAGCAGCACATCGAGCAGCTCCTGGCCGAGCGCGACCTCGAGCGGGCCGAAGTCGCCAAGGCCACCAGCCAGGTGGGAGAGGTGGAGCAGGAGCTCACGGTTCTTCGAGAAGGTCAAGAGCAG TACGTGTCTGAGATGGAGTCCAAAATGGATCAGCTGCGTGGCCTGGTGGAGGCTGCAGACAAGGACAAGGTGGAGCTTCTGAATCAGCTGGAGGAAGAAAGGAG AAGGGTGGAGGACCTTCAGTTTCGAGTGGAGGAAGCTTGCATAACCAAAGGTGACCTGGAG ACGCAGACCAGACTGGAGCATGCCCTCCTTAAGGAGCTCGAGCAAAGTCTGCTCTTTGAAAAGACCAAAGCTGACAAACTCCAGCGGGAGTTAGAAGACTCTAGG GTTGCTACCGTTTCTGAGAAGTCTCGCATCCTTGAACTACAGAGAGACCTCACTCTGAGGGACAAAGAAGTCACAGCCCTTCGGCAACACCTGGAGGCTGCTCCCGGACAGGAGGCCTCTGGAGACCCCACAGCTCCGGTCCTTCAAGCGGAGCTCATTTTACTAAGAACCCAGCTCTCTGCTCAAGCTTCAAGCCACGGAAGGGAGCTGGCGGCCTTGCGCGCTAAGCTCGAGGAGGAAGGAAAGGCAACCCGTGAAAACCTGGCCAAACTCGAGGCCTCGTCTGCACTTCTAGCCAAAGACAACGAGCAGCTTCGCGCCCAGCTGACCGAGGCTGAGAAGGAGAAGGTGGATGCCATTGAGCTGTGGCGCTCCAAGCTCGAGTCGGCGGTCACTTCTCATCAGCAAGCCATGGAAGAGCTCAAGGCCTCCTCGGGGGCTCCTAAGGGGGCCGGCGAGTCGCAGCCACCTGAGCTTTACGAGATGCGGGAAAATTTGGAAAGGCTCAAGATGCAGCACAAGCTACAGCTGGACGAGAGCCAGGTTAAGCACAGCGCCGACATCACGAGGTTGACCAAAGAAGCCGAGGGGCTCCGGAAACAGTTGctcgccctgaccgaggagaagGAGCGCCTGGTGGAGTCTCTGCGCAGTAACCTGGAGAGTACGGAGACGCAGCACCTGGTGGAGTTGGAGGAAGCCTTGGGCAAGCTGCACACAGCTGAACTGAGGGTGAAAGAGCTCGAGGAGGAGAACGCTAAGCTAGGAGAACAAGTGGAGGGCAAAGCTCAAGAGATCCAGGACCAAAATGAAGCTCTTCAGAGCCTTCATTCTCAGCAGAGCCAGGGTAACCAGGAGGTCCAAAGTCTGGTCGCCCGGGTTGAGGAAGCGGAGGGCAAGGCACGGTCGCAGGAAGGAAAG GTCAAGGAATTGACCACAGCTTTGGAGGGTAAGCAGAAGGACCTGGAGGGGCTGCAGGAGAACCTGACCTCACTGAAGCAAACCAACAGCTCTTTGGAGAAAGAGCTTTCTGACTTG AAACAAACGGTCAAAGCATCTTCCGATGCTCAGACAGAGACCTCACAAGCCGTGCAGA AATTACAGGAGACGCTGAATAAGAAAGAGGAACAGTGCTCGACTCTCTCCAGTGAATCAGAGAAGCTGAAGATCCAGCTGTCCG GCATGGAGGCCAAGTTGAAAGCAGGCGATGAGAAGCTGGAGCAGTTAACCAAAGATAAAGCCAAGCTGGAAGGAGACATCAGCGAGCTCATAACCACCTCTGGAGACAGTTCGGCTCAGCTCGGCAAGATGAACGACGATCTCAATCAAAAAGAAAG GAGAATCGAGGAGCTTCAGAAGCAGCTCTCGGAGCAAAAGGAGGTGGTTGCTCGATCTGAGGAGACCAGGAGCCAAGAGCAGACTCGAGCCAAGCAGGAGCTGAAAGACGTCAGTGAGAAACACCAGCAAGAGGTTTCCAACCTGCAGGAGAAGATCAAGCTGCTG GAGAAGAACATAGAAGAGGCTCAAACGAAGGTCAGTGAAGCTCAGACCTCGGGAGAGAAAGCGCTCACCGGTGCCGTACAGAAGCACACAGAGGAGCTACAGGAGCTCCGCGGTCAGGTAGAAACGGCACAAAAGCAGCTCACCGCCTCTGAGGAAAAGTGCCAAAAACTTCAACAAGAGGTGGAGCAGTTGCTGACCTTCAAGGAAAAGGCTCAG TCACTTACCGCTGAATTGGCTTGCTCCGTGCAAGGGTCTGAGAAGCTTGCTTCTGAGCTTGGGGATCTAAGGTCGTTGTCTGAACGTCTGTCTAAGGAACGGGACGCTCTTCACACCGAGAAGGAAACTCTGGACCAGCAAGTTTCAGAGTCTCAAAGGAAACTCTCGAGCTTGGAAGACGTTCAGAAAGAACTCGTATCTAAAAACTACGAAGTGAACGCAGCCAACGAACAAATGAGCAAGGAAATTCAGGAACTACGTTCCGCCAGCCAGGAACTGCGGACGGAAAAGGCGTCGCTCACGCAGGACAGAGAACAGCTTTCCAAAGAGGTGGAGAAGATAACCCAAGTCATGGAAGAAATCAAAGCTGAGAATGTTATCCTAAAAGAAAATCAAGTCGAGCACCTCGGGCAGATAGAGACTCTTGAACAGGGTAAAGCCGAGCAACAGGACGACGTCCTGAAACATCAGGAGCAGGTTCAGAAGCTGGAGACTCGGAGTGCAGAGCTTACCCAGCAGCACCTCAAGGCCTGTGAGGACAGGGATAAGCTTCACGAGGAGCTCAGAAGCTGCCAGGAGGATCTGCAGTCCAGTAAATCGCAGTGCGCCAAGAACGAAGAGCTTCAATCGAAGCTTCAGTCCGAGAAAGATGTTCTCTCGGTCGAGAACGCCAAGTTGCAAGCTGAAACCGAGCAGCTCCGCAGTGAGAACGAAAAGGCGTGGTCAGACCTTAAAGCTGCCATTTCAGATAAAGAGTCCCTTGGTGCAGAAAAGGCAGAACTTCAGAAGCAGCTTCACGCCACGAAGGCGGCATTGGAACAAGCCGGCAAAGATAACGCTGAACTCCAGGCCTCCAAGGACAGCTTTGCCAGGATGCTTGAGGAGATAAAGACGAGCAGGGAGGTCACAGATTCCGAGAGGGTTTTACTCATGGAAGAGAAGGAAGGCTTGCTCGAAACCCAGAGGAAAATGTGCTCCGAAAAGCAGGAGCTCTCTAAACAGATTGAAGAGCTCGTCGAGAAGCTGCGTCTCGGCGCCGACGAGGTCAAGGCCACCAAGGAGAAGCTCCAGCTTGATTCGGCCGAGTTTGCTCGGGAGAAGCAAACGATTAATGACAAGGTCTCAGAGACTGAGAAGATCCTTCAGACCCTTCAAGACGAAAACACAAGCTTGAAGGCTGCCATCGAGGAGCAGAATAATCAACGAAACGATTTGGAACATCAGATGAGTTGCTTGAAGGAAAATAATGAGAAGGAAATTTCCCAAAATGCTTCTGTTTTAGAAGAGCAAAAGCGCCTGGCAGATGACTTACTACAGAAAAGGACCGACCTGGAATCAGAGGTGGAGAAAATGAAACAGAAACTTGAGCAGATAGATTCAGAGAGGAAGAACTTCATGCAAGAAAGTGTCGACCTGAAGGAGCTTCTGCAGCAGAAGAGCTCGGACGCAGAGTCTCTCGAGAAGGCGAAGGTCAGCCTCGTGGAAGAAAACCAGAAGTTGCAGCTCAGTCTGGATCAAATGAAGCAAGAGCATGTGCAACATAGTGAAACCTTCACAAAGGATAAAACCTCTCTGAAGAGCACTGTAGACGAGCTCAAGAAGACGAACGATGAGCTGCTTCAGCAAGTCAAACATCTGACAGATCAGAGCAGATCTCTGGCTGAAGCCAAGGCCACTTTGGAAGCTAATCAACAAGCACTAGAATCAGACAGGAATGATTTATCTGGTGTTAAGGAAACCCTCTCTAATAAGGTTGAAGACCTTATGAAAAGGGTTACGGATTCCGAATCCGAGAGCGCTCGTCTTTTAGAGGTGCAGTCCAAGCTCGATGCTGAAATCGTGTCCGTCAGGAATGAAAAAGAGAAGGCACAAACAGATCAGCAATCACTAGTCACCAAAGTTGAGCAATTATGGATTTCCGTGAATGAGTTGTCCTCAGAGGGAACCGATATTTCTGATGAGCCGGGTCTGGACCTCTCCCAAAGATCGGCTTCCAGTTGTCGGAAAGTTGAAGAGCTTACCAAAGTACTCGGAAAGATTGCTGACGAGAGAACCTTTTTGTCAAAAGAAGTCGAGCTCTTAAAGACCCAGCAGAAGCAAAGCGACGGCGACCGGTCAGATCTGGATGCTGCGAAGGCGCTTCTCGCTTCTAAAATCGAAGACCTTGAGAGGAACTCCACacagcttcttaaagaaaagaCGGACCTCATAGCCTCTCGCGCCTCTCTGGATCAAGAGGTCCTTTCACTCCGTAGTAACCTGGAAAACAGCGACAAGAAATGCTCAGACTATCTGTGCAAGGTAGAAGAGCTGACTAAGTCGCAGGCCGAGTTAGGAACGAGGTTACAAAACCTTCAAGACGACAAGACGACGCTGGAAGAGCGACAGCGAGACGTGGAAGCGCAGGTTAACGTTTTAACCAAGGCAAAGGACGAGACGGTCTCCAGTCTGGCTTCGGTGCAAGCTGAGAGGGATGCTTTACGAGCGGAAAAGGAAAAAGCCGGCTTAATGGTGACGCAGCTCGAGGCACAAAACGAGAGCGCTCTAGCAAAGCAGCTTGAG GCCGCAGAGAGTGCTGGACACACGGCACAGGCTCTGGAGAAACTGACTCAGGAGAAGCTGGTGTTGCACAAAGAAAAATCGGAGGCTGGGACTCTCATCCAGGAGCTGAAGAACGCCAAAGAACAAATGCAGACCCAG ATGGACAAGCTGTCGGAGCAGAACTCCCAGTATCAGCAGGAGCTGAAGAAATCCAAAGAACAGCTGACCTCTGAGACGGATACCATCCACGGTCTTCAGAAAGAGAT TGAGGAGCTGAAACGAGCGGCGTCTGAAAACATCCTGAGCACAGAAGCTGTGAAGAAGGAGAACGTCAAGCTGGTCAAAAATCTCACCAGCAGCCAGAAGCAGAGCGACGGCCAACAAAAA CTCAAGGAGCAGTTGGCGAAACTTAGCAGTCAGTTGAAGGACGTGGAGAAGAG TAAACACGCTTTGAAGAACGAACTGGACAAGGAGAAATCTGCTCTCCAGCAGTCTGTCCAGAAATCCAGTGCCTTGATCTCAGAAAAAAATACTGAATTGGAGACGCTGAGGAAGGAG GTGACGGCGCTTCGAGGCGAGAGCGCGACACTAAAGAAGCTGCAGAACGATAAAGCACAACTACAGGAGCGCGTGAGCACCCTGGAGAAGAGCTTATCCGGAGGGACGAAGTCCGGCCCCGCAGACGCCCCCTCAG GAGCTCTGGAACAGATGAGGGAGGCGAAGGAAACGGCCAAGTGTCAG GTGGAATTCCTGAACTCGGTCATCGTGGATCTTCAGCGCAAAATCGAGGAGCTGAAATCCAAGCTGGAGAAAATGGCCGAGGCGGCACTTAACGGAAACACGGCCAGCGAGATGGACAATCACGAAAG CCTGAGCGAATCTAAAGCCAAAAAGAAAGCGCCGCCGCGCCTCTTCTGCGACATCTGCGACTGTTTCGACCTGCACGACACGGAGGACTGTCCCACGCAGGAGCAGCTGCCCGACTCTCCTCCTCACACCACCTACCACGGCAGCTCCGCCGACGAGAGGCCTTACTGCGACACCTGCGAGGTGTTCGGCCACTGGACCGAGTCCTGCAACGACGACCAGACCTTCTAA
- the clip1a gene encoding CAP-Gly domain-containing linker protein 1 isoform X4 produces the protein MSTAKPSGLKAPSKISRPAGPGAGATKTSPSAASKAAPGDKADDQDAGEDFKVGDRVWVNGNKPGHIQFLGETQFAPGQWAGIVLDEPIGKNDGSVAGVRYFQSDPLRGIFTRPSKLSRSEGEANGTTTAPPSPTPSAAAPPTTPAPASAPPAGAATATKKVAPSTKPASNLTRDNSESVSNLSEAGSLKKGERELKMGDRVLVGGTKAGVVRFIGETDFAKGEWCGVELDEPLGKNDGAVAGTRYFQCQPKYGLFAPVHKVTRIGFPSTTPAKAKTAARKVTTTPGLNRSPSSSSVSSMSSVASSVSGKPSRTGLLTETSSRYSRKISGTTALQEALKEKQQHIEQLLAERDLERAEVAKATSQVGEVEQELTVLREGQEQYVSEMESKMDQLRGLVEAADKDKVELLNQLEEERRRVEDLQFRVEEACITKGDLETQTRLEHALLKELEQSLLFEKTKADKLQRELEDSRVATVSEKSRILELQRDLTLRDKEVTALRQHLEAAPGQEASGDPTAPVLQAELILLRTQLSAQASSHGRELAALRAKLEEEGKATRENLAKLEASSALLAKDNEQLRAQLTEAEKEKVDAIELWRSKLESAVTSHQQAMEELKASSGAPKGAGESQPPELYEMRENLERLKMQHKLQLDESQVKHSADITRLTKEAEGLRKQLLALTEEKERLVESLRSNLESTETQHLVELEEALGKLHTAELRVKELEEENAKLGEQVEGKAQEIQDQNEALQSLHSQQSQGNQEVQSLVARVEEAEGKARSQEGKVKELTTALEGKQKDLEGLQENLTSLKQTNSSLEKELSDLKQTVKASSDAQTETSQAVQKLQETLNKKEEQCSTLSSESEKLKIQLSGMEAKLKAGDEKLEQLTKDKAKLEGDISELITTSGDSSAQLGKMNDDLNQKERRIEELQKQLSEQKEVVARSEETRSQEQTRAKQELKDVSEKHQQEVSNLQEKIKLLEKNIEEAQTKVSEAQTSGEKALTGAVQKHTEELQELRGQVETAQKQLTASEEKCQKLQQEVEQLLTFKEKAQAAESAGHTAQALEKLTQEKLVLHKEKSEAGTLIQELKNAKEQMQTQMDKLSEQNSQYQQELKKSKEQLTSETDTIHGLQKEIEELKRAASENILSTEAVKKENVKLVKNLTSSQKQSDGQQKLKEQLAKLSSQLKDVEKSKHALKNELDKEKSALQQSVQKSSALISEKNTELETLRKEVTALRGESATLKKLQNDKAQLQERVSTLEKSLSGGTKSGPADAPSGALEQMREAKETAKCQVEFLNSVIVDLQRKIEELKSKLEKMAEAALNGNTASEMDNHESLSESKAKKKAPPRLFCDICDCFDLHDTEDCPTQEQLPDSPPHTTYHGSSADERPYCDTCEVFGHWTESCNDDQTF, from the exons ATGAGCACGGCCAAACCCAGCGGCCTTAAAGCGCCCAGCAAGATCAGCAGGCCGGCCGGGCCCGGGGCCGGGGCCACCAAGACGTCGCCCTCGG CTGCCTCTAAAGCAGCTCCAGGCGACAAGGCCGACGACCAGGACGCGGGCGAGGACTTCAAAGTCGGGGACCGAGTGTGGGTGAACGGCAACAAGCCCGGCCACATCCAGTTCCTCGGAGAGACCCAGTTCGCCCCCGGCCAGTGGGCGGGCATCGTGTTGGACGAGCCCATCGGGAAGAACGACGGCTCGGTCGCGGGCGTGCGCTACTTCCAATCCGATCCGCTGAGGGGGATTTTCACGCGGCCTTCCAAGCTTTCACGTAGCGAAGGCGAAGCCAATGGAACGACGACGGCGCCTCCGTCGCCCACGCCGTCCGCCGCGGCACCGCCGACCACGCCAGCCCCGGCGTCCGCCCCGCCAGCCGGCGCCGCCACCGCCACCAAGAAGGTCGCTCCAAGCACCAAACCCGCCTCCAACCTGACTCGCGACAATTCCGAGTCGGTGTCCAACCTGTCGGAGGCGGGTTCGCTGAAGAAAGGGGAGCGGGAGCTGAAGATGGGCGACCGCGTCCTG GTGGGCGGCACCAAAGCTGGCGTGGTGCGCTTCATCGGGGAGACGGATTTCGCCAAGGGCGAGTGGTGCGGAGTCGAGCTGGACGAACCGTTGGGCAAGAACGACGGCGCGGTCGCTGGGACCAG GTACTTCCAGTGTCAGCCCAAGTACGGCCTCTTCGCCCCGGTGCACAAGGTGACGCGGATCGGCTTCCCCTCCACCACCCCAGCCAAGGCCAAGACCGCAGCGCGGAAGGTGACCACGACCCCGGGACTGAACCGCAGCCCGAGCTCCTCGTCCGTCAGCTCCATGAGTTCTGTGGCCTCGTCGGTGAGCGGGAAGCCCAGCCGAACCGGCCTG CTGACGGAGACGTCGTCCCGCTACTCGCGTAAGATCTCCGGGACGACGGCGCTGCAGGAGGCCCTGAAGGAGAAGCAGCAGCACATCGAGCAGCTCCTGGCCGAGCGCGACCTCGAGCGGGCCGAAGTCGCCAAGGCCACCAGCCAGGTGGGAGAGGTGGAGCAGGAGCTCACGGTTCTTCGAGAAGGTCAAGAGCAG TACGTGTCTGAGATGGAGTCCAAAATGGATCAGCTGCGTGGCCTGGTGGAGGCTGCAGACAAGGACAAGGTGGAGCTTCTGAATCAGCTGGAGGAAGAAAGGAG AAGGGTGGAGGACCTTCAGTTTCGAGTGGAGGAAGCTTGCATAACCAAAGGTGACCTGGAG ACGCAGACCAGACTGGAGCATGCCCTCCTTAAGGAGCTCGAGCAAAGTCTGCTCTTTGAAAAGACCAAAGCTGACAAACTCCAGCGGGAGTTAGAAGACTCTAGG GTTGCTACCGTTTCTGAGAAGTCTCGCATCCTTGAACTACAGAGAGACCTCACTCTGAGGGACAAAGAAGTCACAGCCCTTCGGCAACACCTGGAGGCTGCTCCCGGACAGGAGGCCTCTGGAGACCCCACAGCTCCGGTCCTTCAAGCGGAGCTCATTTTACTAAGAACCCAGCTCTCTGCTCAAGCTTCAAGCCACGGAAGGGAGCTGGCGGCCTTGCGCGCTAAGCTCGAGGAGGAAGGAAAGGCAACCCGTGAAAACCTGGCCAAACTCGAGGCCTCGTCTGCACTTCTAGCCAAAGACAACGAGCAGCTTCGCGCCCAGCTGACCGAGGCTGAGAAGGAGAAGGTGGATGCCATTGAGCTGTGGCGCTCCAAGCTCGAGTCGGCGGTCACTTCTCATCAGCAAGCCATGGAAGAGCTCAAGGCCTCCTCGGGGGCTCCTAAGGGGGCCGGCGAGTCGCAGCCACCTGAGCTTTACGAGATGCGGGAAAATTTGGAAAGGCTCAAGATGCAGCACAAGCTACAGCTGGACGAGAGCCAGGTTAAGCACAGCGCCGACATCACGAGGTTGACCAAAGAAGCCGAGGGGCTCCGGAAACAGTTGctcgccctgaccgaggagaagGAGCGCCTGGTGGAGTCTCTGCGCAGTAACCTGGAGAGTACGGAGACGCAGCACCTGGTGGAGTTGGAGGAAGCCTTGGGCAAGCTGCACACAGCTGAACTGAGGGTGAAAGAGCTCGAGGAGGAGAACGCTAAGCTAGGAGAACAAGTGGAGGGCAAAGCTCAAGAGATCCAGGACCAAAATGAAGCTCTTCAGAGCCTTCATTCTCAGCAGAGCCAGGGTAACCAGGAGGTCCAAAGTCTGGTCGCCCGGGTTGAGGAAGCGGAGGGCAAGGCACGGTCGCAGGAAGGAAAG GTCAAGGAATTGACCACAGCTTTGGAGGGTAAGCAGAAGGACCTGGAGGGGCTGCAGGAGAACCTGACCTCACTGAAGCAAACCAACAGCTCTTTGGAGAAAGAGCTTTCTGACTTG AAACAAACGGTCAAAGCATCTTCCGATGCTCAGACAGAGACCTCACAAGCCGTGCAGA AATTACAGGAGACGCTGAATAAGAAAGAGGAACAGTGCTCGACTCTCTCCAGTGAATCAGAGAAGCTGAAGATCCAGCTGTCCG GCATGGAGGCCAAGTTGAAAGCAGGCGATGAGAAGCTGGAGCAGTTAACCAAAGATAAAGCCAAGCTGGAAGGAGACATCAGCGAGCTCATAACCACCTCTGGAGACAGTTCGGCTCAGCTCGGCAAGATGAACGACGATCTCAATCAAAAAGAAAG GAGAATCGAGGAGCTTCAGAAGCAGCTCTCGGAGCAAAAGGAGGTGGTTGCTCGATCTGAGGAGACCAGGAGCCAAGAGCAGACTCGAGCCAAGCAGGAGCTGAAAGACGTCAGTGAGAAACACCAGCAAGAGGTTTCCAACCTGCAGGAGAAGATCAAGCTGCTG GAGAAGAACATAGAAGAGGCTCAAACGAAGGTCAGTGAAGCTCAGACCTCGGGAGAGAAAGCGCTCACCGGTGCCGTACAGAAGCACACAGAGGAGCTACAGGAGCTCCGCGGTCAGGTAGAAACGGCACAAAAGCAGCTCACCGCCTCTGAGGAAAAGTGCCAAAAACTTCAACAAGAGGTGGAGCAGTTGCTGACCTTCAAGGAAAAGGCTCAG GCCGCAGAGAGTGCTGGACACACGGCACAGGCTCTGGAGAAACTGACTCAGGAGAAGCTGGTGTTGCACAAAGAAAAATCGGAGGCTGGGACTCTCATCCAGGAGCTGAAGAACGCCAAAGAACAAATGCAGACCCAG ATGGACAAGCTGTCGGAGCAGAACTCCCAGTATCAGCAGGAGCTGAAGAAATCCAAAGAACAGCTGACCTCTGAGACGGATACCATCCACGGTCTTCAGAAAGAGAT TGAGGAGCTGAAACGAGCGGCGTCTGAAAACATCCTGAGCACAGAAGCTGTGAAGAAGGAGAACGTCAAGCTGGTCAAAAATCTCACCAGCAGCCAGAAGCAGAGCGACGGCCAACAAAAA CTCAAGGAGCAGTTGGCGAAACTTAGCAGTCAGTTGAAGGACGTGGAGAAGAG TAAACACGCTTTGAAGAACGAACTGGACAAGGAGAAATCTGCTCTCCAGCAGTCTGTCCAGAAATCCAGTGCCTTGATCTCAGAAAAAAATACTGAATTGGAGACGCTGAGGAAGGAG GTGACGGCGCTTCGAGGCGAGAGCGCGACACTAAAGAAGCTGCAGAACGATAAAGCACAACTACAGGAGCGCGTGAGCACCCTGGAGAAGAGCTTATCCGGAGGGACGAAGTCCGGCCCCGCAGACGCCCCCTCAG GAGCTCTGGAACAGATGAGGGAGGCGAAGGAAACGGCCAAGTGTCAG GTGGAATTCCTGAACTCGGTCATCGTGGATCTTCAGCGCAAAATCGAGGAGCTGAAATCCAAGCTGGAGAAAATGGCCGAGGCGGCACTTAACGGAAACACGGCCAGCGAGATGGACAATCACGAAAG CCTGAGCGAATCTAAAGCCAAAAAGAAAGCGCCGCCGCGCCTCTTCTGCGACATCTGCGACTGTTTCGACCTGCACGACACGGAGGACTGTCCCACGCAGGAGCAGCTGCCCGACTCTCCTCCTCACACCACCTACCACGGCAGCTCCGCCGACGAGAGGCCTTACTGCGACACCTGCGAGGTGTTCGGCCACTGGACCGAGTCCTGCAACGACGACCAGACCTTCTAA